In a genomic window of Saccharothrix sp. HUAS TT1:
- a CDS encoding 4-hydroxybenzoate 3-monooxygenase, with protein sequence MRTRVGIVGAGPAGLVLSHLLAEHGIESVVVETRGRAAIERTIRAGVLEQGTVEMLTAMGVGARVLAEGARHEGIELRFGGEGHRIDFTGLTGRAVWLYPQHEVLKDLIAARLEAGADIRFEAADVALHGVTSDDPVITFTDADGTPVRLRCDVIAGCDGSSGISRRAIPDDARTDHFRAYPFGWFGILAEAPPSAKELVYAHSERGFALISTRSPHVQRMYFQCDPGERADDWSDDRIWAELNARVAGDGFTLAEGRIFDRGVVPMRSYVCEPMRHGRLFLAGDAAHVVPPTGAKGLNLAVADVVVLADALAAHFATGATEPLDAYGPTAARRVWRAQHFSWWMTSMLHTDPAGSAFDVKRQLGELELVTGSTAAATHLAESYTGWPFDVRP encoded by the coding sequence ATGAGAACGCGAGTCGGGATCGTCGGCGCCGGTCCGGCCGGACTGGTGCTGTCCCACCTGCTGGCCGAGCACGGCATCGAATCGGTAGTGGTCGAGACGCGCGGCCGCGCGGCCATCGAGCGGACCATCCGCGCCGGAGTCCTGGAACAGGGCACGGTGGAGATGCTGACCGCCATGGGCGTCGGCGCGCGGGTGCTGGCCGAGGGCGCGCGGCACGAGGGGATCGAGCTGCGGTTCGGCGGTGAGGGCCACCGGATCGACTTCACCGGCCTCACCGGTCGCGCCGTCTGGCTCTACCCGCAGCACGAAGTCCTCAAGGACCTCATCGCCGCACGGCTCGAAGCCGGGGCGGACATCCGGTTCGAGGCGGCCGACGTGGCGCTGCACGGCGTGACGTCCGACGACCCGGTCATCACCTTCACCGACGCCGACGGCACGCCGGTCCGACTGCGGTGCGACGTGATCGCCGGCTGCGACGGCTCGTCCGGCATCAGCAGACGTGCCATCCCGGACGACGCGCGCACCGACCACTTCCGCGCCTACCCGTTCGGCTGGTTCGGCATCCTGGCCGAGGCGCCGCCGTCGGCCAAGGAACTGGTCTACGCCCACTCCGAACGGGGGTTCGCGTTGATCAGCACCCGGTCGCCGCACGTGCAGCGGATGTACTTCCAGTGCGACCCCGGCGAACGCGCGGACGACTGGAGCGACGACCGGATCTGGGCCGAGCTGAACGCCCGGGTCGCGGGCGACGGCTTCACCCTGGCGGAGGGCCGCATCTTCGACAGGGGTGTCGTCCCGATGCGCAGCTACGTGTGCGAGCCGATGCGGCACGGCAGGCTCTTCCTGGCCGGGGACGCCGCGCACGTCGTGCCACCCACCGGCGCGAAGGGGCTCAACCTCGCGGTGGCGGACGTGGTCGTGCTGGCCGACGCGCTGGCGGCCCACTTCGCCACCGGCGCCACCGAGCCGCTGGACGCCTACGGGCCGACCGCCGCCCGGCGGGTGTGGCGGGCGCAGCACTTCTCCTGGTGGATGACCTCGATGCTGCACACCGACCCGGCCGGCTCGGCGTTCGACGTCAAGCGGCAACTCGGCGAACTGGAGCTGGTCACCGGCAGCACGGCCGCCGCGACCCACCTCGCCGAGTCGTACACGGGGTGGCCCTTCGACGTGCGTCCTTAG
- a CDS encoding endo-1,4-beta-xylanase has translation MKLTSRSVLRAALVSTLVTATTGAAVLLATSANAGTTLAASAAESGRYFGTAVAANKLGDSTYVGILNREFNMVTAENEMKMDATEPTQGQFSYANADRIVNHARNQGMRVRGHALAWHSQQPGWMQNMSGTALRNAMLNHVTQVATYYRGKIHSWDVVNEAFADGSGGGRRDSNLQRTGNDWIEAAFRAARAADPGAKLCYNDYNTDDWTHAKTQAVYRMVQDFKSRGVPIDCVGLQSHFNSQSPVPGNYQTTLQNFANLGVDVQITELDIEGSGSTQAQNYERVVKACLAVARCTGITVWGIRDSDSWRASGTPLLFDGSGNKKAAYTSTLNALNAGGTTIPTSTTTDPTGPTTTTTTTIPGPGGCTASVSLNSWNGGFVATVKVTAGSSAINGWTVTTALPSGASVTNAWNVERSGNSGNVQWRNVNYNGRVAAGMSTEFGFQGTGSGAGMTPTCSAS, from the coding sequence ATGAAGCTGACATCGAGGTCAGTGTTGCGAGCGGCGCTCGTGTCGACGTTGGTGACGGCCACCACGGGCGCGGCAGTGCTCCTGGCGACGTCGGCCAACGCCGGCACCACGCTCGCCGCGTCGGCGGCCGAGTCGGGCCGCTACTTCGGCACGGCGGTCGCCGCGAACAAGCTCGGCGATTCCACCTACGTCGGGATCCTGAACCGCGAGTTCAACATGGTCACCGCCGAGAACGAGATGAAGATGGACGCGACTGAGCCGACCCAGGGTCAGTTCAGCTACGCCAACGCGGACCGGATCGTCAACCACGCCCGCAACCAGGGCATGCGGGTCCGCGGGCACGCCCTGGCGTGGCACTCGCAGCAGCCGGGCTGGATGCAGAACATGTCCGGCACCGCCCTGCGCAACGCGATGCTGAACCACGTCACCCAGGTCGCCACCTACTACCGGGGCAAGATCCACTCGTGGGACGTGGTGAACGAGGCGTTCGCCGACGGTTCCGGCGGCGGTCGTCGTGATTCGAACCTGCAGCGCACCGGCAACGACTGGATCGAGGCCGCGTTCCGCGCCGCCCGCGCCGCCGACCCGGGCGCGAAGCTCTGCTACAACGACTACAACACCGACGACTGGACGCACGCCAAGACCCAGGCGGTCTACCGGATGGTGCAGGACTTCAAGTCCCGCGGCGTGCCCATCGACTGCGTCGGCCTGCAGTCGCACTTCAACAGCCAGAGCCCGGTGCCGGGCAACTACCAGACGACCCTGCAGAACTTCGCCAACCTCGGCGTGGACGTGCAGATCACCGAGCTGGACATCGAGGGCTCGGGCTCGACCCAGGCGCAGAACTACGAGCGCGTGGTCAAGGCCTGCCTCGCCGTCGCCCGCTGCACCGGCATCACCGTCTGGGGCATCCGCGACAGCGACTCCTGGCGCGCCTCCGGCACCCCCCTGCTCTTCGACGGCTCCGGCAACAAGAAGGCCGCGTACACCTCGACGCTGAACGCCCTCAACGCGGGCGGCACGACGATCCCGACGTCGACCACCACCGACCCGACCGGCCCCACCACAACGACCACGACGACGATCCCCGGCCCGGGTGGCTGCACCGCTTCGGTGTCGCTGAACTCCTGGAACGGCGGGTTCGTCGCCACGGTGAAGGTCACCGCCGGGTCCTCGGCGATCAACGGCTGGACGGTCACGACCGCCCTGCCGTCGGGCGCGTCGGTCACCAACGCGTGGAACGTCGAGCGCAGCGGCAACAGCGGCAACGTGCAGTGGCGCAACGTCAACTACAACGGTCG